A genomic segment from Polyangium mundeleinium encodes:
- a CDS encoding multicopper oxidase family protein has product MNRYTMGAFALVGFLVGCGSDAPPAPGTTVGEVVHPELPPLPEVSGLTPLPDLNPDPHVVEVDLVARPHAVQLLPGQATQLFNYNDQFPGPLLHARVGDRVIIHFRNELAEETVIHWHGLRISDQMDGSPVIQNPVQPGASFTYDFVVPDAGTFWYHTHLHQIQQLEYGLYGALVVHERDFPVFSAERIFVGDDIRLRTNNNQISGFLTSGPDIGAGRVGNRLLSNGRIINGEDGDGPVTFTIPRGAIERWRFVLATNALSYGLRIRGADARVISTDGGLLPEAFALERVEIAPGQRYDFEVRPKADATEVVLEALVLVLDENDNVVEAPFVLARGTIEGETVTAEPVYPKVSLPATSVEATAHEWKLSGGVVDGQVQFTINGVPSFVGEGHEHVLLDTFEPNVPVKITLSSNVSPRHPFHIHGQFFQILERGGKPVFEPGLRDTVEVRGNETATILTYFENHGRWMVHCHISEHSENGMMADVQVGTQAAGHGH; this is encoded by the coding sequence ATGAATCGCTACACGATGGGCGCGTTTGCCCTTGTCGGGTTCCTCGTGGGCTGCGGGAGCGATGCGCCCCCCGCGCCGGGCACGACCGTCGGAGAGGTCGTGCACCCTGAGTTGCCGCCGCTTCCCGAAGTATCCGGGCTCACGCCCCTGCCGGACCTGAACCCAGACCCCCACGTCGTGGAGGTCGACCTCGTCGCGCGGCCCCACGCCGTGCAGCTCCTCCCGGGCCAAGCCACGCAGCTCTTCAATTACAATGATCAATTCCCGGGGCCGCTGCTCCACGCGCGTGTCGGCGATCGGGTCATCATTCATTTCAGGAACGAGCTCGCCGAGGAGACCGTCATCCACTGGCATGGGCTCCGGATCTCCGATCAAATGGACGGCTCCCCCGTGATCCAGAATCCGGTGCAACCGGGCGCGTCCTTCACGTACGATTTCGTCGTCCCCGACGCCGGCACGTTCTGGTATCACACGCACCTGCACCAGATCCAGCAGCTCGAATACGGGCTCTACGGCGCCCTCGTGGTCCACGAGCGGGATTTCCCCGTGTTCTCGGCCGAGCGCATCTTCGTCGGCGACGACATCCGGCTCCGGACCAACAACAACCAGATCTCGGGCTTCCTGACGAGCGGACCCGACATCGGCGCGGGGCGCGTCGGCAATCGTCTCCTCTCCAATGGCAGGATCATCAACGGCGAGGACGGCGATGGGCCCGTGACGTTCACGATTCCGCGCGGAGCCATCGAGCGGTGGCGCTTCGTGCTCGCGACGAACGCGCTCTCGTACGGGCTCCGCATCCGGGGCGCGGATGCGCGTGTCATTTCGACCGACGGCGGGCTTTTGCCCGAGGCCTTCGCGCTGGAGCGCGTGGAGATCGCGCCGGGCCAACGGTACGATTTCGAGGTGCGCCCGAAGGCGGACGCCACCGAGGTCGTGCTGGAGGCGCTCGTCCTCGTGCTCGACGAGAACGACAACGTGGTCGAGGCGCCCTTCGTGCTCGCGCGCGGGACGATCGAAGGCGAAACCGTGACGGCGGAGCCCGTTTACCCGAAGGTCTCGTTGCCCGCGACCTCCGTGGAAGCGACAGCGCACGAATGGAAGCTCTCGGGCGGGGTCGTGGACGGGCAGGTGCAATTCACCATCAATGGCGTGCCGTCCTTTGTGGGGGAGGGGCACGAGCACGTGCTGCTCGACACGTTCGAGCCGAATGTCCCCGTGAAGATCACGTTGTCGAGCAACGTGAGCCCGCGGCACCCGTTCCACATCCACGGCCAGTTCTTTCAGATCCTCGAGCGCGGCGGAAAACCGGTCTTCGAGCCCGGGTTGCGCGACACGGTCGAGGTCCGCGGCAACGAGACCGCCACCATTCTCACGTACTTCGAGAACCACGGGCGCTGGATGGTGCACTGCCACATCTCGGAGCACAGCGAGAACGGGATGATGGCCGATGTCCAGGTCGGCACGCAGGCCGCCGGGCACGGACATTGA